The Stigmatopora argus isolate UIUO_Sarg chromosome 16, RoL_Sarg_1.0, whole genome shotgun sequence genome has a window encoding:
- the denr gene encoding density-regulated protein isoform X2 — MSTTAMEPTEHEKIDPNSKYPLKVLYCGVCSLPSEYCEYMPEPAKCRQWLEKNFPGVFSRMTLANAPEKRPDTGDAPTAGEEEEKKKQKRGGRGQIKQKKKTLPQKVTIAKIPRAKKKYVTRVCGLATFDIELKEAQRFFAQKFSCGASVTAEDEIIIQGDFTDDIIDVIQDKWPEVDDESIDDLGEVKK, encoded by the exons ATGTCAACTACTGCGATGGAGCCTACAGAACATGAAAAAATCGACCCTAATTCAAAGTACCCATTGAAAGTTCTTTACTGTGGAG TGTGCTCGCTGCCTTCAGAG TACTGCGAGTACATGCCCGAGCCGGCCAAATGTCGGCAATGGCTAGAGAAGAACTTCCCGGGTGTTTTTTCCCGGATGACTCTCG CAAATGCCCCCGAAAAGCGTCCCGATACTGGAGATGCTCCCACTGCTggtgaggaagaggagaagaagaagcagaagagAG GTGGGCGGGGCCAGATCAAACAGAAGAAGAAGACCTTGCCTCAGAAGGTGACGATAGCTAAAATCCCACGAGCCAAGAAGAAATACGTGACGCGCGTGTGCGGCCTGGCAACCTTCG ACATCGAGCTGAAAGAGGCTCAGCGGTTCTTTGCTCAGAAGTTCTCCTGTGGCGCCTCCGTCACGGCAGAGGACGAGATCATCATTCAGGGAGATTTCACCGACGACATCATCGACGTCATTCAAGACAAGTGGCCGGAG GTGGATGACGAGAGCATCGATGATCTGGGCGAGGTGAAGAAGTGA
- the denr gene encoding density-regulated protein isoform X1 has translation MSTTAMEPTEHEKIDPNSKYPLKVLYCGVCSLPSEYCEYMPEPAKCRQWLEKNFPGVFSRMTLGPAANAPEKRPDTGDAPTAGEEEEKKKQKRGGRGQIKQKKKTLPQKVTIAKIPRAKKKYVTRVCGLATFDIELKEAQRFFAQKFSCGASVTAEDEIIIQGDFTDDIIDVIQDKWPEVDDESIDDLGEVKK, from the exons ATGTCAACTACTGCGATGGAGCCTACAGAACATGAAAAAATCGACCCTAATTCAAAGTACCCATTGAAAGTTCTTTACTGTGGAG TGTGCTCGCTGCCTTCAGAG TACTGCGAGTACATGCCCGAGCCGGCCAAATGTCGGCAATGGCTAGAGAAGAACTTCCCGGGTGTTTTTTCCCGGATGACTCTCGG CCCGGCAGCAAATGCCCCCGAAAAGCGTCCCGATACTGGAGATGCTCCCACTGCTggtgaggaagaggagaagaagaagcagaagagAG GTGGGCGGGGCCAGATCAAACAGAAGAAGAAGACCTTGCCTCAGAAGGTGACGATAGCTAAAATCCCACGAGCCAAGAAGAAATACGTGACGCGCGTGTGCGGCCTGGCAACCTTCG ACATCGAGCTGAAAGAGGCTCAGCGGTTCTTTGCTCAGAAGTTCTCCTGTGGCGCCTCCGTCACGGCAGAGGACGAGATCATCATTCAGGGAGATTTCACCGACGACATCATCGACGTCATTCAAGACAAGTGGCCGGAG GTGGATGACGAGAGCATCGATGATCTGGGCGAGGTGAAGAAGTGA